Sequence from the Phragmites australis chromosome 6, lpPhrAust1.1, whole genome shotgun sequence genome:
AAACATTTCCTTGATTATATTCACGGTGAAGTGTCAATTGTTAAATGAAGACGATGAAGCGCCATGTCCCGTGTTTCAAAGAGCCGGATCAAATGACTAAACCAAGTAAGCACCTTTTAGGGTGTGTGGGGTTCTCAAGGTGAGATTTCGTAAAGCTATATCGTATAAGTATATTGAGcagagttatatttgttgaaaaaagattatttgattagttgtatttatttgaatatatcgagttgagtttttatttggttgattgaataTGAGGCTGTATAAGCGAATGTAAGAGTTGAAATTATAATTGGTTACttgtataaagataattttatgatattaaCAAGTATACCCGCCTGTATTAGTGAATGCATAATCCTGCATCCACAGGAACATGCTACAGATTGAAGCTCTAATCAAACTTCACTCTTGAATCAGAATGAGACCGTATATTTGTATCCACTGAACTTGGCTAGAACGAATCGGATTTGGAAAGATTTTAGCAACTAAACATATTCTTAATATGGCATGCGATATAAGTTTGTTATCCCAGTGcaatctcaaaagaaaaaaatacacgAGCAACATGGATATATGACTTTAATCAAGATAtatttagggtgtgtttggttgtctgtataGCTCAGTCCGTATGAGTTGAGACAGGCTGAGTTGAGTCAGActgagttgagacaggctgTGAAAATGCAAtaaggtctgtttggttggctgcatgtgCTCAGTCTGGCTGAAAAGAAATTGTGTTAGGTTACCtgcatgagtatatgttgcattataaagaaactcactttttaccaaataacctaggatttaaaatatttttataaattagtacgtCGCAGGacaagaatattagtgaattttttatgatttttgaagaattttaattaaatattatcttAGGCTTTTTgttcaaactaattaaaataggttgctaatgagctctagtttactctAAAAACATTTAGATTTTTTAGACCTCTCTTgtactctaaataaaatcaaaagttaaataaaaaattatgtgtacAGTACTTTTGTATCTCCCCAGCCAACTCCCGCAGAAACGGCCGATTCCGGCGTATGCGCAGAGCCAGGATGGACGGATGCGCGTGCATGGGCGGATGCAGTCTTGAGCGGCAGTACCGGCAACCAAACACGGAGCGAACAACTGGTGCCTGCACGCGCAGAGTCAGGCCGGCGCGCGTGTAGTcatccaaacacgcccttagGCTTCTGGTTCTACTTCTGATGATGCCAGAAGTCAGAAGACAGAACAAACGAGGTTTTAGAGAATTGTCTTATAGAGAAAACAGAAGCCTACttctaagaaaaataaactaaacttGGGAAACTCGTTGAGAAACgttttttctgagaagctatagGCTAAGAActcaaaaatttattatagaagcTAATAGCCTATTTCTGAAAATAGCTTTTTAGACAAACCAAAAATATAGCTTTTTGAAAAAGCCCCAAAACAAAAGACCAAACAAACAGCCCCTTAAATAACATGATATAGATCTAGGCatgatatgtttttttatgaattgtcattttttttaatctatgaAGAAACTTATTCTCATTAAATTGTAAATTGTAAGATTTTATAGTATAATATAAATGCTAAATTATAAGAATTAGCTTTTAGATTGTTGTTTATTTTTGCTTTTAAAGCTATAAtttataatcagaataaaaacaAACGTAGATTTAAACATGACTAGAACAAAGGTACACGCGTCCGACAAGGAGCGGCATAGATGGCGGCCTAAACTAGACCATCTCCTGGCCTGAAAGGAGCATGTGCGCAGAGGATCCTCCACTGCCATCTTTGGCCGAAAATTACCCTTCACCACATACCGGAGATTTTGCCAGGCCACCATCCGCCACAGGCCTACTTGTCCGTTGCGGGGGGCAAACTCACGGGCAGCACAGTTTCTCCCGTCTCTGCCTCGCCGCCTGTAATCATCTTAATTTTGGCCATCTCACCCTACCTAAATACAACAAGTAAATGtaaaatatgattaaaaaagagagataaaagtagcaaaataaaaatctcaAGCAGTGCTGCAGCTCTTGGTGTTTAACTCTATAAATCCTGGCTCTCGTCCTCTCGGGCAAGCTCACAACACAAACGTTCCTCTCCTTCCTCATCCCCTGCTGCCTACCTGCACACACCAggctacagcagcagcaggacaGCACCAGCAATGGTAACAActgccatgccatgccatgccatgcatGCTGCTCTCATGATCTGGTCGTGATATGGGTAGTTTCAGTTCGCGGGTTGCTCAGTTTTGATGTATGTGACCGTGCAGGTTTCTGCCGGAGGCCATGGTGGGTACGGCGACACCGATGATGACATGGCCGTCGACTTCCAGGGCAACTCGGTCGACAAGTCCAGGACCGGAGGGTGGCTCGGGGCGGGGCTCATCCTTGGCACGGAGTTCGCGGAGCGCGTCTGCGTGATGGGCATCTCGATGAACCTGGTGACGTACCTCGTCGGCGACCTGCACCTCTCCAACGCCAGGTCCGCCAACATCGTCACCAACTTCATGGGCACGCTCAACCTCCTCGCCCTCCTCGGCGGCTTCCTCGCCGACGCCAAGCTCGGCCGCTACCTCACCATCGCCATCTCCGCCACTGTCGCCGCCACCGTGCGTACCACCTCACTGTCGATCAATCTTGTCACAGGCACGCACGGCTCGGTCTTGCACACAGCACGTACGTTTCTTTCGTTGCATTAATGCAAGGTTGGTTAACTAATTAACAGGGCGTGAGCTTGCTGACGGTGGACACGACGGTGCCGAGCATGCGCCCGCCGCCGTGCGCCAACGTGCGCGGCCCGCGCGCGCACGAGTGCGTGAAGGCGCGCGGCGGGCAGCTGGCGCTGCTGTACGCGGCGCTGTACACGATCGCGGCAGGCGCGGGGGGACTGAAGGCGAACGTGTCCGGGTTCGGGTCGGACCAGTTCGACGGGCGCGACCCGCGGGAGGAGCGCGCCATGGTGTTCTTCTTCAACCGCTTCTACTTCTGCATCAGCCTGGGGTCGCTGTTCGCGGTCACCGTGCTGGTGTACGTGCAGGACAACGTAGGCAGGGGGTGGGGTTACGGCGTGTCGGCCGGCGCCATGGTGCTCGCCGTCGCGGTGTTCGTCGCCGGCACGCCCAAGTACCGGTACCGGCGGCCCCAGGGGAGCCCGCTCACGGTAATCGGGAGGGTGCTCGCCACGGCATGGAGGAAGCGCAGGCTGCCGCTccccgccgacgccgccgagCTCAACGGCTTCCACGCGGCCAAGGTGGCATACACTAACAGGCTCAGGTAACTATTACTGCGACTAAATCTTACCACTGCAGAATATCTCTTTCCTCTATGCCATCTGCAGTGTATTGTCTTCTGTAGAAAGTTGATTGGCTTGTTGATGTCGTAGTAGTAGCTGGAGCAGCAAGAAGAAAACTTTATGGCTGGGATATGATGCATCAGTTGATGCACACTACTCCTACTCCATATACAAAGGACAATAATAGTGGACAGTGCTAATTCTGTAGCACGACGTGCTACCTGACCCAGCTAGTAGCCAGCCTAGTACCATCGCAGATTACATGCATGTGGTGTGGCTGTTGATACAAGTATACACCGTTGCTGTGTCCATGTTTCCATGCATCTTTTCGTTTGAAAACATATAGGATATCACGAGGTTTTGCCCGTTTTGGTCAGGACACGTCGCGTTTGAACCCCCAGCCACATGAATTTTCCTTGGTTAGGCATGAAGTGTTCGATAGTAGGCATGAGAGTTCGGCACAAGTCTATTATTAGTACGAGCATACCACTTGTTTGCTCCTTGTCATGTCAGTGTCACGTACGTCGGCTGAGATGGACAAGGGAAGCTAAAAACGGTAGCCCAGTCAAAGCCCTTGCTAACACAACACGCAAAGAGGGAAATCATACCGGAGAGGAAACGAACCGAGTTGTGATCGATAGaggcaaaatagaaaaacttcaAATCGAAATTCTCATTGGTGATCAAAAGAATCTAGACAGATGGACGCGCTGCTAGCTAGAGCCATCTCCCTGTTTCAGTTGAAATTGATGAGTCGGCCAATCTGTTTCAGCTGAGTATCCTCACCCTCCTGTTGAGACGTTGAGTACACACGGATGTCTAGTTACGCACACACCCAAAGTGCAATAAATGTAGTCTCTGTTGCGTAGCTGAGTAGTCAGATTGGTGCACTGCATCGGCCTAATGATCTAACGAATAAGGATCTGTCATCTATTTCTCTATCATGTATCACGACATGTGCAGCACGTACTCACTCGTTGTAACATGCAGGTGTCTGGACAAGGCTGCAATCGTGGAGGCGGACCTGTCCCAGCCGGCGAAGCAGCAGCCGACGTCGGCGGCGTCGACGGTgacggaggtggaggaggtgaagaTGGTCGTGAAGCTGCTGCCCATCTGGTCCACCAGCATCCTCTTTTGGACGGTGTACTCCCAGATGACCACTTTCTCCGTGGAGCAGGCCACCCGCATGGACCGCCACCTCCGCCCCGGCGCCGCCTCCGGCTTCGTCATCCCGGCGGGGTCCCTCTCCgtgttcctcttcctctccatccTGCTCTTCACCTCCCTCAACGAGCGCCTCCTCGTGCCGGTCGCCGCCCGCCTCACGGGCCGCCCGCAGGGGCTCACCTCGCTGCAGCGCGTCGGCACGGGCCTCATCCTCTCCATCGTCGCCATGATCGTCTCGGCGCTCGTCGAGAAGAAGCGCAGCGACGCGTCGAACGGGGTCGACCACGTGGCCATCAGCGCGTTCTGGCTGGTGCCGCAGTTCTTCCTGGTGGGCGCCGGCGAGGCGTTCGCGTACGTGGGTCAGCTGGAGTTCTTCATCCGCGAGGCGCCCGAGCGGATGAAGTCCATGAGCACGGGGCTCTTCCTGGTGACGCTGTCCATGGGGTTCTTCCTCAGCAGCTTCCTGGTGTTCGTCGTGCACGGCGTGACGCGGGGCACGTGGATCCGGAACAACCTGGACCACGGGAGGCTCGACCTCTTCTACTGGATGCTGGCCGTGCTCGGGGTGGCCAACTTCGCCGTGTTCCTGGTGTTCGCGCGGCGGCACGAATACAAGCCCAGCAAcgtggcaacggcggcggcaCCCGCCGGCGGGGAGCAGGACGGCAACggcgccgccacgaaggagatgGACGACTTCGTCGCGGTCAAGGAGGCCGTCGAAGGGATGGACGTGTAGGCACTAGGGAGTAGGCGCGCCATGGAGTACCTAGGGAATGCATGCACTTGTGCGTATGATGAGCAATCATGTGAGTGCGTACTGATGGCATTGGGCTTTGGCTTTTCGGGTAGTGTAAGGcgatttcttttcttctttttttggcttgcttgtCAGTTTGCTGCTTTTGCTTCTGCCTGCTCTCCTGTAAACGACAAAGGAGACAAACAAAATTGAGGCGAAGTTGTTATCAGGCACTACAGATCAAGAAATGCTGAAATCAGCTTTTCCGAGTCTACTGGGAACCATATGCTCATTCGTACGGTGTACTGAGCCATTTAGAGCATCTTCAGCATATTACTTAAATTTCACTATTTATACTTTCATTTGGTTATCCACTTTAAAATGTTATTTCTTCATATTTCTATACGATCAGACTCGTTAAATCCTACTCTTTATATCCCAttcacctatattttattcgtaacaactagtttttttaatttttttttgcaacagaTATTTTTTTGCAACGACTATATTGCAAccactaattttttttgcaatggcTATATTTCTCCTCTATATATGCGCAGCACACACTAAACACTTAGGGTTTTCAATAATTtaataaattagtacattagtttagatgaatattcatgattttttcttgatttttaggaattaaatttatgcctaaaaattcaaataagttacaaaagcaatcAGATTTGGGGAATTTTCATTTACTATATGTAAGAAATTTTAAGtttaatccaattaaaatggattctTTGTTAATTATTCTATTAGCGCAAAAATCAGCGTAATTTTAGGAGCTCTATAAAATTACCTTTTGAATTTACGAAAGTGGGGAGAAGGAATGAAGTTTTGAAGCAAAACTCCTCAAGTTGCTAGAATGGAGGGTGGGCGCCCTTAGAGTTTGGGATAGCTAGGTGCTGCCACCGGCTACATTTGCCGATCCAGGGGCCGCGATGGCGAGCCTACAGTGTTGGTGAGGCTGCTAACGAGGTTGCTGGAGGCTTATTTCTTCCAGATGGGGAGGACAAACATGATAGCTTCTCTACTCGAAAGGATCAAAGGAGTAAGATTGTTTATAGTGAAAGTTTGACTAGATCTTGTACAAAAtatttaagtatttataaccAGAGAGAATATTAGTTCCGTAACTTTTGATACAACAATAGGAACAAAACAAGgggtatatataaataaaagttGGTAACAAATAAGAGGTTTTCAGCCGCATTGCatgagtatatatatgtgtagtgATGTGAGTATGTATGTAAATCTATGAGTTGGACtgtgctttaaaaaaaatacaaaatatgaTGACGATATACAATGGGAACGGAGTTCCAACGAACAAAGGAACTTCAGGGGAAAAGAAGTCTAGGAGACAGAGAGATTGCTTCAAATACCTCTGTGCTCCAGGGAGCAATTCTTTCCATTttgaatcttggtgactcagATAACATAATAATAATTCAAAATTTATCACCTACTTAAAACAATATTCCAAATTGATCATCAACTAAATAACAATTCCGAACTTATTGCCTAATCTATACACTCGTCTACTCTTCCATGGAAAAACTCAAATGGATTTAGGATAGTACAAAATTCAATTATCGGGAGTATCACTTAAATATTGTATCACTGAGCCAATCACTTTCTTCATCTTTATGTATTGCAAAACCCTCATCACTCTTGCTCTGACAACAAAAGAGCTGCAAAACGAGAGAAATGATTAAATAAATACTGACATGCTGACTGCTGGTTTGATGTTAACTCATAAGTGCACACAAGGCGCTAGATGTAAACAAAACCACATACCTGTTGGGCAACCTGGACTAGTTGACTGTCGCCTTGAGGAGAATCTATCAGATGATTTTGTGTCTTTGGATCAAAACGAAGCACTTGCTTGTTAGGTGGACTAACCAGGTCGATGTTCTTATCAGGGACAGCACGATGGGGAGTGCTGTCTATAGACACGCACTTGCGTTTTATGCGGTTGAATGTGTATTTGATATGTCTAGCATCTTCAGCTTGCATGGATGCTCCAGAAAACGCCTTCGCATGATCTTCTTTGTTCTGGGAGCTGCAGACTGAAGCATCAAGTTTCTCTAAAGCTTGCATGGGAAGTCCAGAATACGCCTTCgaattttcttctttctctaggGAGCTAACAGTTGAAGCATCAGCTTTATCTGAAGCCAAACTACAACTTCCATCCTCGTTAATTTTTTTCCAGCTTGTAGTTTTATTATCCGGTGGTTTGTGCTCTTGATGCGTGTATGtccgatctttcgaaggtatTATAATAAGTCGATTAATGGAGTTTTGATGTTGATAATCTAAaagctccgatcagaacagatcgagaaccctcgcaaccactacaccattactctgtagttatcaaccgtgccaagacataATTAACCTCGCAAAGATggcttttcctgcaaacgaatcgagaacataaacaagaacaggtagatgcaatctaactattgctaattaccaataaaacACTCAAGTTGGGATTgaacaaaccgataaacaatgaaactatctaaaacaaaataatctaagctaaaatacgagcctaaactataacggctattgtatatttataggagGACATGAGGaatcgacctagggttgtgcagccttagaaagaggcgtgcacaacttgAACTCCGACCCcgactgtcggagggtgaactcctgtcgcagggatcccgagagacacctttttagagattcggccgggaggatgatcctggaaaagcttgtttgggaaataagcgggaacggaaacaaatgcgatggctggcgggagatgattgccctaatgcgagaaaaaaatgggtgcaccggggtttagacaggttcgggccgcacggaggcgtaacaccctactcctgtgtgagcgctatatatatccttgaagggaattcttcaaggatgtatctggttctaaggggagagctgtttacaaagagcttgaggctctcgtgttctagcttggcttgagctggttcgagcgtctgcgtcctcttcttcacacactttcggttccttcggtcttgttcgtcggggggtcctctcttttttagtgttctccatcctttccttttataggcgcgccgacctcaacatatcctgaatgggaaagaggggatgcgaatgccaaggtgccacggagaaaggcgtaatcatttcatcttgacgaagtgacaggggcggtggagaaatgcggcgcgcatccgaccacccgccactgtggaagccctcgggcgccataaagggggcccgctgggcagcctcagaggtgtccggtgcgcccaccctgtcttgttcttccgccatggcagggtggcagacggagcgcttcgatcttagcaacgttatcccgaggcacccggatgaaacgggacgggacccgtgcatttaatggacccacgccccccctgccagtgcatggcagggtctgacactggggcgtgggcagctgagaatgtcaggatgtcaggatgtcaggccgcgcgtgcctattaaatgcggcattgggcctttgactggatgacaccctgacgacgggacccttcgggtcgtcgaatgatcttgcgcgaaccttcggggaaccgagtcctcgggggctgccacgtgcagccccgagcactctctcccgagcacttcggtggaaccttcggggaaccgagtcctcgggggctgccacgtgcagccccgagcactctctcccgagcacttggtgggaccttcggggaaccgagtcctcgggggctgccacgtgcagccccgagcactctctcccgagcactccggtgggaccttcggggcaccgagtcctcgggggctgccacgtgcagccccgagcactctctcccgagcactccggtgggaccttcggggcaccgagtcctcgggggctgccacgcgcagccccgagcactctctcccgagcactccggtgggaccttcggggcaccgagtcctcgggggctgccacgtgcagccccgagcactctctcccgagcacttccttcccggtattcgggctctgcggatcatcggggaattagggtgctcgggaaccagaggcggcggccccgagcaccttctcccgggacttagcttcttcttaccttgcggggtggtgacatgtggcggatggccggcctggtctcgggacttagggacccctggttctgaatacaccgacagtagcccccgggcccgttggtagccgacgggacggagactgcgaatgggcccttagtcgcgaccgaggccaaggctggcgcggacgccatgtggcaagctttcgagaggtggtccttgcggacctagacctcaagtacgttccaacgggaaaatgagtggacgcgtgtccacacaacttctgaagggtatgataaccatacgggcggcacgcgcggtcgccgcgcagatcgaggaaaatacgcctggcagccgctgacatcgcgcgaccggtgggagatttgcctggcagttgcgccgatcgaggcgacgcttcgccgagcgaaccgttttgggcggcagtttttgaactttgagatataaaaaagggggaatggaatggtccgttcccctttttacgctctctcgcacttgtgctcctgccttcttcgtgctccgaagccctcaggaaactcccaggcgaccggagcgttctcccttctctctctcttcaccaccaaaaacaccctccatcctgtcgagatgacgagggttggaggaggacgccgggacaagacttcggacagcatcttgccggagtctcgtctgaggaacgaggaggcggcggacaagattaggaagctgctggtaccggagggtcaggaaggtgctgtggtggtgaggccggcgactctgacgctgGCGACGACCATCCCTGGGCGGACCATCCTATTcacttcctttgtggcggcggggttagtGCCGTcattctccgccttcttcctgcaagtgctggagacgtacggcattcaaatggtacacctaagccccaattccgtcgtggcgttggcggtcttcgcgcatctctgcgaaatgttcgtgggggtgatgccgtcggcgacgctacttcgccacttcttcgtccttcggccggtggggaagaagagggggcactccacggcggacgtcgcggggtgctgcaaccttcggctccgggaaggcctgggggatcattacattccccaggtgatgcgcagcaagtgggaggaatggcgacgggactggttcttcgtcgacatcgatccccacgagcgcctcgaattgccagagaaggcggcggaacctcggcgatcgacgtgggaggcgccgccgccagaagacgtgaggctgaagccggtgttggagcgcatcttggagctgcgcgagtccaggctgacctccgtcatggtggtggcggattttctgcgtcgtcggttggcgcctctgcgagaacgggcccggccgagctggttctacaccgggccggaggacatcaccaggacccagattggcgcgagctgggatctgggggcggcggaactgcgggggatgacaagggtgatcaccggaacggaggacatgagccgggcggaactcccgtggctggagatggcactctgtgccaaccccaaccgggtggccatcatgaggcggctgccggagtttgacgtccaggggcccgtggaccagccaagaagccggagtcctgaggcctccgaactccccgggctggaggaactacttggcgaggaggtcgctggcagttcggcgcaggctggcgaaggggtcgccggaggcggcagccgccgtgccagagaggagggcgccactgaagttgttgaggagttgacgccgggagaccggggaaagcgtccccgggccttgatcctagtgccggactctccgccgtcgccgacggcagcggcggcatttccggtgctggagccgcgcttggtgcggatggggcctgcatcggcgcccgcgacctgcacggcggagaccgagacccatgcggcggcacccgaggcccgcacgacggcgcccgtggcccgcgcagtggctcagccgagcccccagcggaagaggcggcgggaggagtccggaccgacggcgccggacccggacatcaggctcccagcggccaaatggcgatatcggtgagtcttctttcttgcttttccatgggcattttcggcccgaactaagttttgacaattttcacttgtctcccgtaggccggccgcaggcgctgctgcgacggagagagaacaggcgccggggccagagccgagcccacCTGCTGCGTCGACGGAGgccggcacaggaacggcggaggcgccaattgacgtggcggcccctgggagagaggcggaggcggcggccgagagaaGGGCGTCGGTgaagcctaccccgggcgcggagagctcggggcggataacggtggaggtggatgttctgccggggccggtggacagggcggccgatgcgggaatgcggccgccgtccgagaccttggctccggcggagcctaccccgggccagcagagcccggggcggatggcggtgcaaggccctgcgga
This genomic interval carries:
- the LOC133921883 gene encoding protein NRT1/ PTR FAMILY 6.4-like isoform X1; translation: MYVTVQVSAGGHGGYGDTDDDMAVDFQGNSVDKSRTGGWLGAGLILGTEFAERVCVMGISMNLVTYLVGDLHLSNARSANIVTNFMGTLNLLALLGGFLADAKLGRYLTIAISATVAATGVSLLTVDTTVPSMRPPPCANVRGPRAHECVKARGGQLALLYAALYTIAAGAGGLKANVSGFGSDQFDGRDPREERAMVFFFNRFYFCISLGSLFAVTVLVYVQDNVGRGWGYGVSAGAMVLAVAVFVAGTPKYRYRRPQGSPLTVIGRVLATAWRKRRLPLPADAAELNGFHAAKVAYTNRLRCLDKAAIVEADLSQPAKQQPTSAASTVTEVEEVKMVVKLLPIWSTSILFWTVYSQMTTFSVEQATRMDRHLRPGAASGFVIPAGSLSVFLFLSILLFTSLNERLLVPVAARLTGRPQGLTSLQRVGTGLILSIVAMIVSALVEKKRSDASNGVDHVAISAFWLVPQFFLVGAGEAFAYVGQLEFFIREAPERMKSMSTGLFLVTLSMGFFLSSFLVFVVHGVTRGTWIRNNLDHGRLDLFYWMLAVLGVANFAVFLVFARRHEYKPSNVATAAAPAGGEQDGNGAATKEMDDFVAVKEAVEGMDV
- the LOC133921883 gene encoding protein NRT1/ PTR FAMILY 6.4-like isoform X2, which codes for MVSAGGHGGYGDTDDDMAVDFQGNSVDKSRTGGWLGAGLILGTEFAERVCVMGISMNLVTYLVGDLHLSNARSANIVTNFMGTLNLLALLGGFLADAKLGRYLTIAISATVAATGVSLLTVDTTVPSMRPPPCANVRGPRAHECVKARGGQLALLYAALYTIAAGAGGLKANVSGFGSDQFDGRDPREERAMVFFFNRFYFCISLGSLFAVTVLVYVQDNVGRGWGYGVSAGAMVLAVAVFVAGTPKYRYRRPQGSPLTVIGRVLATAWRKRRLPLPADAAELNGFHAAKVAYTNRLRCLDKAAIVEADLSQPAKQQPTSAASTVTEVEEVKMVVKLLPIWSTSILFWTVYSQMTTFSVEQATRMDRHLRPGAASGFVIPAGSLSVFLFLSILLFTSLNERLLVPVAARLTGRPQGLTSLQRVGTGLILSIVAMIVSALVEKKRSDASNGVDHVAISAFWLVPQFFLVGAGEAFAYVGQLEFFIREAPERMKSMSTGLFLVTLSMGFFLSSFLVFVVHGVTRGTWIRNNLDHGRLDLFYWMLAVLGVANFAVFLVFARRHEYKPSNVATAAAPAGGEQDGNGAATKEMDDFVAVKEAVEGMDV